The genome window GAACTTCCGTGCTCGACACCATCGCTCTGATGAAGGGCGCCAGCATCCTCAGAGTGCACGATGTGAAAGAAGCTGCTGAGGCTGTGAAGATAATAGAAGCAATGAAGGAGGGACGTACATGATAGAATTTGGCATCAAAGATTTTCTCGATATTCTCCTGGTAGCCTCGCTGCTGTTCTATGTTTATCGTTTGATGAAGGAATCGCGCTCACTGAACATCTTCGTGGGCATCATGCTCTTCGTGCTAATCTGGCTCTTTGTGAGTCAGATACTGGAAATGCGCCTGCTGGGTTCTATCCTGGATAAACTGGTGAGCGTGGGAGTCATCGCCCTCATCGTCATCTTCCAGGAGGATATCCGTAGATTCCTCTATGAAATCGGTTCGCAGAAAGGTATGCGCCGGCTGGTTCGCTTCTTCCACTCCAGCAAGGAGAGCCAGAAGGAGGCTAACAAGGAGACCATCATGCCGATTGTGATGGCGTGTATGAGTATGGCAAAGAAATACGTAGGTGCTCTTATCGTTATAGAGCGAGGCGTTCCACTGAAGGACATCATGGATACGGGTGAGGAGATAGACGCCAAGATTAACCAGCGGCTGATAGAGAATATTTTCTTCAAGAATTCGCCGCTTCATGATGGAGCCATGGTGGTGAGCAATAAGCGCATCATGGCAGCCGGATGTATTCTGCCTGTGAGTCATAACCTCGATATTCCGAAGGAACTGGGACTCCGCCATCGTGCCGCTCTAGGAATATCACAGAGCAGTGATGCCATCGCCGTCATTGTATCCGAGGAGACCGGACGAATCAGCGTGGCCATCAAGGGCGAGTTCAAACTCCGACTCTCTGCCGAGGAACTGGAAAGCATCCTGACACAGGAAATG of Segatella copri contains these proteins:
- the cdaA gene encoding diadenylate cyclase CdaA — its product is MIEFGIKDFLDILLVASLLFYVYRLMKESRSLNIFVGIMLFVLIWLFVSQILEMRLLGSILDKLVSVGVIALIVIFQEDIRRFLYEIGSQKGMRRLVRFFHSSKESQKEANKETIMPIVMACMSMAKKYVGALIVIERGVPLKDIMDTGEEIDAKINQRLIENIFFKNSPLHDGAMVVSNKRIMAAGCILPVSHNLDIPKELGLRHRAALGISQSSDAIAVIVSEETGRISVAIKGEFKLRLSAEELESILTQEMI